In Chryseobacterium sp., the genomic window TGATTTAAAAACCTGATGGGTATTCCTGATATTGATTATTTTGGCCCATGTGTCGTATACTGATTTTCTGTTCACATCCGTATCATATCCCAATGTAAATGCAATAGGTTTTTCATCTGTTCTGCATCCACTATTAACGGTGCCATCTGCACATCTGTTGATACTGAAATCATAGCCCAGTTCTCCAAACTGCCAGATCATTTTCGGACCGGGAATGGTGAAAAAGGTCGCTCCGAAAGCTTTCATTCTCATAAGAGCCGTATTCAGATCTTTCACATTATAACTTCCGTTCACGGCGCCATATGCAAGGTTTTTAAACATTAACCGTTCTTCATCGTGGCTTTCTCCATAGCCTACGGCACTCATATTGGTAAAGCCATGAAGACTGTGATTCATCCTGTCATAATTGCTGTTATCCTTATACCCCATAGTGTTTTGGTTGTAAGGATCCGTTTGCTTATTCCAAAGAAGGACGCCTTTTCCTTCTGCAATTCTGTAGTTGGCCCACTGTTGTTCTTCTGCATCTGTTCCCAGGTGCTCAAATATCATATAAGAATTAGGATCGATGCTCCATTGCTTATCTGCATAAAGTTTCATAATGTCCACTCTGTCCTGCTGATAGGCATTGGTACATGCTTCATCACTTTCCGAGCAGTTTTGCGTAAATCCTTTTGTTAAATCCCAACGGAATCCATCGATATGATATTCCGTCAGCCATTGCTGAAGACATCTTTCAACGTAATATTGAGTGGAAAGGCTCGAATGGTTAAAATCGTTAAACACATTATATGAATGTTTCGGAACCTGGTTGAAATAAGGATTATCAGACGCTACATCACCATATCCGTCACCATCCGGATCTACATTCCATAGCCTTACCAAAGGTGATCTTCCCGTAGCATGGTTAAGGGCGATATCCAGAATAACAGCAATCCCGTTTTGATGGCACAGATCTACAAATTCCTTAAATTTTTCCGGAGTCCCATAGGCTTTATCTAAGGCATAATGAAAAGAAGTATTGTATCCCCAGGAAAGATTTCCATCAAACTCCATGATGGGAAGTAATTCAATTGCATTGATATTTAAGCTTTTCAGATAGGAAATCTTATTGATGAGCGACTGCCAGTTTTTTTCCTGGGTAAAGTCTCTCAACAATAATTCATAGACAACTAAATTTTCTTTAGCCGGTCTCTGAAAGTTCGTGATCTGCCAGCTATAAGGAGTCTGCCCGGTTTTAAATGTTGAAACTTCAAAATTCTGTCCTGCAGGAAAGACCGGTAAATTAGGATAAGTGGAAGCAGAGATCCACGGATCATCATAAGAAGACAGAATCTGTGGAGAATAGGGATCCGCTACTTTTTTCAGGTCGTTGGTTCTGTATTGGAAAGAATAAAGCTGCTGAGGAGTCAGTCCATTTAATTCAATCCAGTACAGATCCGGATTTGCGGTATCTCTTTTCATTAAATAGGCATCATCTACCGCCCAATTGTTAAAGCTTCCGATGACATGCACAAAATTTTTATGAGGAGCATAGAGCGCAAGCCCCACTTTTGTCTGATCTGTGGAATGATAATTAATCCCCTGTTTGATCCAGCCCGGAACCGCTTCAGAAACTACATTTCTCGGTACCTGCAGAATAAAGGCTGCCTTTTTGGAATTTGATCCCTGGGTAGCGGTAAGTTCCATGCCGGCATCCTGCGAAACAGTATAGTTATAAGAATAGGACATTGAAGGAGATGAAGTGGAATTCACTACAATCCCGTTGGCTTTTAATTGGAATGTCGCATCCACATTGGTAGTGGCAGTAATATGGATTGACCCTCCTGCAGGCACTGATGTTAAACTGTTTGCTGCCGGATGGGTTAAACTGATGTTCAGCACGCCTACATTGACAAAAATATCCGGTGAAGTCTGATGGGCCCCGGTTTTATCTTTTAATAAAAACCCCAACCTTCCGATTCCGGTTCTGTTGAAAAAGGCGGTAGGCGTCAAACTTAAAGAATAAGTATCTGCAGCCGCATTATAAGTAAGCTTATTCAGATCATTAGAATTGTTCCAGCTCCCATTGGTAGGGCAATCCTGACTGTTCTGATAATTGGTGTCGAAAGACCATGACCAGATATAAATCTCATGATTGGAAACTCCCCAGGCCGATTCGTCGATCTGATCTCCGGGGACAGTCAAAGTAATCGCATCCGTTTCATTGAATGGGTTAGGGGTAATAGTATAATTTATCTGCCCAAAAACAAACATTGCAATAAGCAGGAAAACAGCAGAGTAAAACTTTTTCATGTCGTTATTTTTATCGAATATAGGACTATTTTTTTTCTGTTTTTTCAAAAATTTCAGTCTATGGTGAAAAATAATACAAAAGCCACAATTGGACGAATCCTTTTATTTGCTGTTAAAGCAAAAAGACTGTCCAAACGTGAGACAGCCTTTCCTAGTAAAAGTAATTGTAATTGAGCTTTTAGCAGGTACCGAGCCTGTCAATTTAATTTCCGTTTTTTGAGGTAATCTGAAAGGCCAGGATGTATAGACATTAGTTTTTAATGATTTTCTTAGAAACCATCTGTCCGTTTTTTAACTTTAATTCTACGATATATAATCCATTGGAAAGCCCGTTCATATCAATCTGATCATTCGAGAATTTAACGTTCATTTTTTGTCCTGCTGTATTGGTAACATTGATTTGGTCAATACTGCTGCCTGCTTTTACAAAGATAATTCCATGGGTAGGATTCGGATATATTCCTATCGTATTCATATTCGGTCTGACTTCTGAAGTTCCGAGGGAAGAAAAAGGTTTTATACATCTTACCGATGCTCCCTGACCTCTCGGGGCCCCTGCTGAAGCATTAGCGAGCGTAGAGCCTATATATAAGTATTTGGCTCCCAGACTGGAAGTATCAGAACTCCAGAAGTATCCTCTCTGCCCTACAAAGGTAAAGTCTCCGGTACCGGATCCTCTGTATCCACCCGCCGGTAATTTCAGACGACTGTTGTATGCCGTAACCGGATTTGAAATTCCTTCTGTCGTTACAATGCCTACCCACTCAGCCTGAGAAGGCATTTTCCAATCTGGCCCGATGGCTTTACAAGGATCTATCCCAATATAATGCTTTACTTCTGCAAGGGTTGATGCAGTCCATGTATCTGTTGATGCAAAACCACTCCACCATGCTGGTGACCCGGTAATATAAGATCCCTGACCGGTTATTCCTGCCGGAGTGTTTGGAGCCGGGGCAGAGGCTACCGGAGAATTTCTCAGCTGGTGACCATCATCCCATCTTCCCCATTGGAAGAGATCTCCATACGAATCCGTATCGGCCATCGATGCAGCAACCTGTGAACTTCCAAGATTCTGCTGAAGCCATATTTTTCCATCTCCACCTCTTACCGTGGCATAAGAAACCTGCTGTCCCTGGTAAATAAAAGTTACACATCCTGTATCTCCGGGATTAATTCCGGGATCTGTATTATTACAAAGCGGAGTATTTCCCGGCAATGAAATTCTTTTTACTTTGGTGGCATCCTCAGAATAAGCCAATACAAGATAATGATGGGCATTATCTATTGCCAGATCATTGTATTTTGCCTGATCACCGGAGATAAAGTCTCCTCCGAAAGGAACCCAGTTCTGGGAAGCATCCAGCTGATATACCGTATTTCTCAAAAAGTCATCATTTTCAAAACGGCTCGCTACTACATAAGGTACCCCTGACGAAGTAACAGCTATAGCAACATGCTGTGCTTTTCCACTTGAAAAATCTGCATTTCCTACCTGTACCCAAGAAGTTCCGTTGAATTTTTTTACATTCAGTTTTTTACCCATAGAACTTGCAGAAACATAGGCAACATAAATGTTATTAGCTGCATCCAGTGCTATATCTGAAGAATAGTGTTCTCCTGAGGAAGCCGCATCTACAACTGCCCCGCCTACCAGGGTCCAGTTCTGTGAAGATGAAGCATCCGTACTGTTTTGATATACTTTTAAGCCTCCTGACACGTTGGCTGTATAGACTATATTATTGGTCCCGATCACCATTTCTGCAAATTCAGCACCGCCTGAAAATCCCGAGTTTCCTACCTGCTCCCATGCTCCGTTTATATATTTTTTTACGGTTCCGGAACCGTAAGATCCATAAGTAAACAAGACATTATTTGGTGATACTGCGGATGCCTGGTAGTTTACCGAATTATTGGTGGCATTGGGTAGCAATGCCCATGCAGAGCCATCAAACTGACGGACTTCAAGCCCCGAACCGGGATACCCAATCTGATTAGTATAATACACACTTGTTCCTGCAGTATTTATAGATAATGAATTGTAGGGGGCTGTTCCTGTGGTAATTCCAGCTCCTCCTCCAAGGAAGGACCATGAGGTTCCATCAAACTTCTGAACAGAGCCTTTAGCCACCGAAACATCATAATAGGACAGATAATAATTTCCCGCAAGATCAATCACCAGGTTATTAAAACTACTTCCTCCCGCAGATACATTTTGTACTCCTCCTACGTCTTCCCATTGCTGGGCATGCGAATAGCTCCCTAAAAGGGTAAGCAGCGCCAATCCTGTTCTGATTTCCCTTACTGCAAAATGTAAATTTCTAAACATATTTACTATTATTTTTAATTATTCTAAATTTAATTTAATTTTGCGCAAAAGTACCGTACATTATTAACCCTGAGTTATCATTTTCAAACTTTCGGTTATCCTGACAGGGATTTTTGTTTAACGTAAATTGTAGCATGGCTGTAAAATGTGTCGTATGAGGGATCAAACTAAAAGTGCCCTTTTGTTCAGATCCGAAGACATTACAATTGTAATGCAGGAAGACTTATGTCCAGAGCAATCTTTCAGATCTCATATGCTTGAGGGGAAATCGAGCTTCAATCTTCTGTTTTTTATGAGTTCCAATATCAATCTGGAAGCCGATGACTGCGGTACAAGGTTTTTATTTAAAAAAAATCAATATATCCTGCATTATTCATCCCAGGAACGTGTGGCAGAATTATGGACGGAAAATCAGGAGATCCTGAAATATCTTCAGATTCAGATCAACTACCGGTATATTTTCAATCTGATCAATCCGGAGGCCAATTCAGAAAGCGCTGAAATATTGGAGAATATGACCCGCAACAATTTTATATTCCTCCACAAAGAAACACCTCCCAATATGACCGTGGAAATGCATATGATTATTAAGGAAATCCTCAATTACTCGAAAAAAGGGCTTCTCCAGAAGCTTTTTGTAGAAGCTGAGATCATTAAACTTCTGATCCTGATTTTTGAGCAGTTCAACGATAAAAATACATTACAGGAAAACCGGGAAACCCCTGAAATAATCAAAAAATTCATTGATGAAAACTACCATAGAAATATTAAGGCTGAGGAAATAGGAAAACTCATCGGAATGAATCAGAATATTATCAGGAAAGAGTTTAAATCCCAATATCACATCACCATAACCCATTATATTGCAGAGCTGAGGATGCTGAAAGCAAAAAAACTGATCACCAACAGCAATATTATGATCAAAGAAATTGCTATTGAATGCGGCTATGAATATATACAGAATTTTACCCGCGCCTTTAAAAAGAAGTTTGGAATCTCTCCGGAGAATCTAAGGAATAATAAATAGAAAAAACCGCTTAATTGCTTAAGCGGTTTATATATGTTGTTTTGCTTTGATATTACTTTTTCAGAATTCAGGTGAAAAAGCAATGACAATCAATTAATGATGATGTCCATGATCGTGAATGAAAGGTCCGTTACCCTTAGGCTGGTTGTAGATAACCTCTACCCCTTCCTGCTCATAAATGTTCTTTCTTCTGATGTCTTCAGGATCGAAAGGCTTCACTTTCCCAAAGTACTCTTTCAAACCTTCAGTTAACCACATTGGGATTACTAATCCGAAGAACATAAAAATACACCAGAACCCCACTAAGAACATAGTTATGAAGAATATAGTCCATAGGAACTGGTAGAACGGCCAAAATGCTGATAAAATCGTTATCATTCTCTTAAGATTTTAGGCAAAAATAGAACTTTTTTCCTTTTTACACAAAAGATACAAGCTCTATTTTATAATTTATTTTAATTTTAAACTAATTAGTGGGCAAGATCTGCGAAGAAATCATTTCCTTTATCATCGGTAATAATGAATGCCGGGAAGTCTTTTACTTCAATTTTTCTTACAGCTTCCATTCCTAATTCAGGGAAATCGACCACATCAACCGATACAATATTATCTTTCGCCAAAATTGCAGCGGGTCCACCGATTGATCCCAGATAGAACCCTCCGTATTTTCCGCAAGCATTTGTAACATCTTTACTTCTATTCCCTTTTGCCAGCATGATCATACTTCCTCCATGGCTTTGAAATTCATCAACATACACATCCATTCTTCCCGCAGTTGTAGGTCCGAAACTTCCTGACGCCATTCCATCCGGAGTTTTTGCAGGTCCGGCGTAATAAATCGGGTGGTTTTTAAAATATTCCGGCATTGGTTTCCCACTGTCAATCAGTTCTTTGATTTTTGCATGAGCAATATCTCTTGCAACGATCAAAGTTCCGTTCAATTTTAATCTTGTTTTGATTGGATATTTTGAAAGCTCAGCTAAAATTTCAGGCATCGGTTTATTCAAATCAACTTCTACCGCTTCTTCCAGGTGTGGCGGAGTAGCGGGCAAAAACCTCTTTGGATCTTGTTCCAACTGCTCAAGGAAAATCCCTTCTTTTGTAATTTTTCCTTTAATATTTCTGTCTGCAGAACAGGAAACCCCCATCCCTACAGGACAAGAAGCGGCGTGTCTCGGAAGTCTGATCACCCTTACGTCGTGAGTAAGATATTTCCCACCAAACTGTGCCCCAATGGCACTTTCCTGGCAGATTTTCTGAACCTTAGCCTCCCATTCAAGGTCTCTGAACGCCTGGCCGGCTTCATTTCCTTCTGTCGGAAGATGGTCATAATATTTTGCAGATGCTTTTTTTACTGCGGCCAGATTCGCTTCAGCAGAAGTTCCTCCAATAACCAATGCCAGGTGATAAGGCGGGCACGCAGCTGTCCCCAAATCAGAAATTCTTTCTTTTACAAAGGCTTCAAGAGATTTTTCGTTCAATAAAGATTTAGTCTTTTGATAAAGGAATGTTTTGTTGGCAGAACCTCCTCCTTTTGTTAAGAACAAAAACTCGTAGTAATCTCCTTTTTTAGCATAAATATCAATCTGTGCAGGAAGATTTGAACCTGAATTTTTCTCGTCAAACATGGTTAAAGGAACTACTTGAGAATATCTTAAGTTTCTTTTCTGATAGGTATTGTAGATTCCTTTGCTCAAAAATTCACCGTCATCAACCCCGGTATATACATTTTCTCCTTTTTTACCAATCACAATTGCCGTTCCTGTATCCTGGCAAGAAGGTAAAGCTCCTTCCACCGCCACAGCAGCATTTTGCAACAAGTTATAAGCAACGAACCGGTCATTGTCTGTAGCTTCAGGATCATCAATGATTCTTTTAAGGCTTTCTAAATGTGAGGAACGCAACATGAATGAAACATCTGCCATAGCTTCCTCAGCCAGTAATTCCAATCCTTTCGGGTCTATTGTTAAAATTTCTCTGTCACCCAGTTTTTCAACCTTTACATAATCTGATGTAAGTTTTTTATACACCGTATCCTCTTTCTGAATTGGATACGGATCCTGATATCTAAATTCCATTCAATTTTTTCTTTGCACAAAAATACGGCTTCCGTTAAAAAAATATGAGCAAAATCAGTCATTTCAATTGATATTTATAATGATTATAAATTGTGAAATTCTTCGGTTATCAGTAACTTTATAAAAATTTCAATCACAATGAATTACAGAATAGAAAAAGACACCATGGGAGAAGTGCAGGTCCCTGCAGATAAACTTTGGGGTGCACAGACGGAACGTTCCAGAAATAATTTCAAAATCGGTCCTGAAGGTTCAATGCCGCACGAAATCATTGAAGCTTTCGCCTATTTAAAAAAGGCGGCAGCTTTTGCCAATAGCGATCTTGGAGTACTTCAGGCTGAAAAAAGAGATATGATCGCAAAGGTCTGTGATGAAATTCTGGAAGGTAAACTGAATGATCAATTTCCTTTGGTCATTTGGCAAACGGGTTCAGGCACCCAGTCAAACATGAATGTCAATGAAGTGGTTTCAAACAGGGCACATGTCAATAACGGCGGAACCTTAGGAGAAAAATCCGAAATTCATCCAAATGACGATGTCAACAAATCTCAGTCATCAAATGACACCTATCCTACAGCGATGCACATCGCAGCTTATAAAAAAGTAGTGGAAGTAACGATTCCGGCTGTAGAAAAATTAAAGAATACGCTCGCCGAAAAATCCAAAGCCTTTAAAGATGTCGTAAAAATCGGAAGGACCCACCTGATGGATGCTACACCCCTTACCCTGGGCCAGGAATTTTCAGGCTATGCAGCCCAACTGGAATTCGGGTTGAGAGCTTTAAGAAATACACTGCCCCACCTTTCCGAACTTGCTTTGGGAGGAACTGCCGTAGGAACAGGACTTAATACTCCAACCGGTTATGATGTAAAAGTAGCGGAATATATCGCCAGGTTTACGAATCATCCTTTTATTACAGCAGAAAATAAATTTGAAGCACTTGCCGCACATGATGCTATCGTTGAAACACACGGAGCCTTAAAACAGCTTGCGGTTTCTTTATTCAAAATTGCACAGGATATCCGATTATTGGCATCCGGGCCGCGTTCCGGAATCGGGGAGATCTTTATTCCTGAAAACGAACCGGGATCTTCCATAATGCCAGGAAAGGTAAATCCTACTCAAAACGAAGCATTGACCATGGTGTGTGCTCAGGTTTTAGGAAATGACACGACCATTTCTTTTGCAGGAACACAGGGTAATTATGAGCTGAATGTATTTAAGCCGGTAATGGCTTACAATTTCTTGCAGTCAGCACAGCTTATTGCTGATGCATGTATTTCATTTAATGACCACTGTGCAGTAGGTATTGAGCCGAATCATGAAAGAATTAAAGAGCTTGTGGATAAATCTTTAATGCTGGTAACCGCTTTGAATACGCATATCGGGTATGAAAATGCAGCAAAAATTGCAAAAACAGCCCATAAGAATGGTACCACCTTAAAAGAAGAAGCCGTGAATCTTGGCCTTCTAACCGCTGAACAGTTTGATGAATGGGTGAAACCGGAAGACATGGTAGGAAGTCTGAAATAATAACAGAACTTATAGATTAAATATTCGTGAAAGCCTTGGAAATTCCAGGGCTTTTGCTCTGCTATAAAATACTGATGTACAATTTTTTATTAAAATAACATTCTCTTGTTATTTTTTTCATAACTTAGTGATATAGTTTCAAAAAACAAAAGCCATGAAAAACCTAAAGAAGTTAAAGAGACAAAACTTAAGGGAAGTATCAGGCGGAAATTCAGATCCGAACTGCCAGGGGAAATTCCAGTACCCTGCTTATTATAATGGATATTCTGCCTGTTGCAAAGCACCCACAGACGATCCATGTTCACAGATTGTAATGTGCCAACTTCCTATTGGAATGTGTGACTGAGATTATTAGTAGTCTCTGTAAAATAATTGATAAAAAGGTCAGAAGTCATTTCTGATCTTTTTTATTGAAATGCTGTTAGCCAATCAGCTCTTTAGCCTGCGCCAATGCAGCTTCGGTAATTTTGCTTCCGGAGAGAAGCTGAGCAATCTCAGTAAGTTTTTCTTCATCATTTAACGGAATAATGGTAGACTGCGTTCTTCCGGAGATGTCCTGTTTCACTACTTTATAATTGTCGTTTCCTTTCGCTGCCACCTGCGCCAGATGGGAAATAACGATCAGCTGCATATCTCTGGACATTTCCCTCATCAGATTGCCGATTTCTTCTGCTACCTTTCCGGAAACTCCCGTATCTATTTCATCCAAAATAAGAGTGGGCAGATCATCGCTTTCAGCAATAATCTTCTTAACGGCTAGCATCACTCTAGATCTTTCTCCACCGGAAATAGCCGTTTGAATTGGTTTTAGGGGAAAACCTGAATTCGCCTGAAATAACAGCTGAATACTTTCTTTTCCAAATAGATTAAATTCCAGAGTATCCTGTAGTTCTATATCTACCTTAGCTTTTTCAAGACCTAGCTTTTTGAGAAGATTTTCTGCTTTTTTTACAAAGACGGGGATATTTTTTTTCCTGTTTACTGAAAGTTTTTCAGCAAGTAGCTGAAGGCCCTTTTCTTTCTTAGAAATATTTTCTTCCGTTTCAGCAATCTGCGCTTCCAGTTCTGAAGCTCCCTTCTGCTCTCCCGCCAACTCGTCTCTTACAGCGATCAGTTCATTGATATCTGAAACATTGTGCTTTAGAAGTAAAGCATTGATTTTATTATTAAGCTCTGTAAGGAGCAGCAGGTTTTCCGGGTTGATTTCCACCTTTTCTGCTTCATGCTCAAGCTCAGAAATAATATCTTTGATCTCCACAAAAGAAGTATCAAGCCTTTCATTCAGTTCAGCAAAACTGGTCGAAATTTCAGAGATTTTCGACAGTTTATTTTTAGCTTCATGAAAGAAAGATAAGATCCCGATTTCTTCCTGGTGAAACCTTGACAGAATCTGGCCCAGGTTTTCAGAGATCATGCCTGCATTTTCCTGGATGGCAAGCTGATTCTGCATATCCTCATAGTCCACTTCATCCAGCTTTAATTCTTCCAGTTCATTCAGCAGGAATTCCTTATAATCACTTTCTTTATTCGTTTCGGAAAGCTGGGTGTGTAGCTTTTTAAGCTGTAATTTTAAGCTCTGGAAATCTGAGAATTCCTGTTGGTATTTTTCAATGATATGCTTGTTTTCAGAAAGCCCGTCAATGATTTTAAACTGGTATTCTGAGGTGAACAGATTTGAAGTTTCAAACTGGGAATGAATATCAATCAGCTGTGAGGAAAATTCTTTAAGTACATCCAGCGTTACCGGAACATCATTAATGAATGCCCGTGATTTTCCTGAAGGTAAAATTTCACGTCTGATAATCGTCTGAAGTTCATAATCAAGATCATTTTCTATAAAGAATTTTTTAAACTGATTATGAAGAGCAAACTCCGTTTCTACAATACTTTTTTCTTCAGTATTCGAAACAGATTTCACATCTGCCCTTTCCCCCAAAATAAGTCTCAAAGCACCTAAAATAATAGATTTACCAGCTCCTGTTTCACCGGTTATTACCTGCAATCCATTTTTTAATGATACTTCCAGGGTATCAATTAAGGCAAAATTTTTAATGTAAATTCTCGAAAGCATGGATAAAATAGCTGATTACTTTAAGTACTGCAAATATAGAATTTTAGAGTTCAGTATTCAATAGCCAGGAGGTATCAATTCTGCTATTTCCACTTATTCCATTTATTTTCAATGTATTTCGGGGAAATAACCGTCATGACCTGTCTCAGATCATTGATATTCACTGCTCCGTTATTTCCGGAATT contains:
- a CDS encoding AAA family ATPase, whose protein sequence is MLSRIYIKNFALIDTLEVSLKNGLQVITGETGAGKSIILGALRLILGERADVKSVSNTEEKSIVETEFALHNQFKKFFIENDLDYELQTIIRREILPSGKSRAFINDVPVTLDVLKEFSSQLIDIHSQFETSNLFTSEYQFKIIDGLSENKHIIEKYQQEFSDFQSLKLQLKKLHTQLSETNKESDYKEFLLNELEELKLDEVDYEDMQNQLAIQENAGMISENLGQILSRFHQEEIGILSFFHEAKNKLSKISEISTSFAELNERLDTSFVEIKDIISELEHEAEKVEINPENLLLLTELNNKINALLLKHNVSDINELIAVRDELAGEQKGASELEAQIAETEENISKKEKGLQLLAEKLSVNRKKNIPVFVKKAENLLKKLGLEKAKVDIELQDTLEFNLFGKESIQLLFQANSGFPLKPIQTAISGGERSRVMLAVKKIIAESDDLPTLILDEIDTGVSGKVAEEIGNLMREMSRDMQLIVISHLAQVAAKGNDNYKVVKQDISGRTQSTIIPLNDEEKLTEIAQLLSGSKITEAALAQAKELIG
- a CDS encoding fumarate hydratase — translated: MEFRYQDPYPIQKEDTVYKKLTSDYVKVEKLGDREILTIDPKGLELLAEEAMADVSFMLRSSHLESLKRIIDDPEATDNDRFVAYNLLQNAAVAVEGALPSCQDTGTAIVIGKKGENVYTGVDDGEFLSKGIYNTYQKRNLRYSQVVPLTMFDEKNSGSNLPAQIDIYAKKGDYYEFLFLTKGGGSANKTFLYQKTKSLLNEKSLEAFVKERISDLGTAACPPYHLALVIGGTSAEANLAAVKKASAKYYDHLPTEGNEAGQAFRDLEWEAKVQKICQESAIGAQFGGKYLTHDVRVIRLPRHAASCPVGMGVSCSADRNIKGKITKEGIFLEQLEQDPKRFLPATPPHLEEAVEVDLNKPMPEILAELSKYPIKTRLKLNGTLIVARDIAHAKIKELIDSGKPMPEYFKNHPIYYAGPAKTPDGMASGSFGPTTAGRMDVYVDEFQSHGGSMIMLAKGNRSKDVTNACGKYGGFYLGSIGGPAAILAKDNIVSVDVVDFPELGMEAVRKIEVKDFPAFIITDDKGNDFFADLAH
- a CDS encoding AraC family transcriptional regulator, with protein sequence MRDQTKSALLFRSEDITIVMQEDLCPEQSFRSHMLEGKSSFNLLFFMSSNINLEADDCGTRFLFKKNQYILHYSSQERVAELWTENQEILKYLQIQINYRYIFNLINPEANSESAEILENMTRNNFIFLHKETPPNMTVEMHMIIKEILNYSKKGLLQKLFVEAEIIKLLILIFEQFNDKNTLQENRETPEIIKKFIDENYHRNIKAEEIGKLIGMNQNIIRKEFKSQYHITITHYIAELRMLKAKKLITNSNIMIKEIAIECGYEYIQNFTRAFKKKFGISPENLRNNK
- the fumC gene encoding class II fumarate hydratase, translated to MNYRIEKDTMGEVQVPADKLWGAQTERSRNNFKIGPEGSMPHEIIEAFAYLKKAAAFANSDLGVLQAEKRDMIAKVCDEILEGKLNDQFPLVIWQTGSGTQSNMNVNEVVSNRAHVNNGGTLGEKSEIHPNDDVNKSQSSNDTYPTAMHIAAYKKVVEVTIPAVEKLKNTLAEKSKAFKDVVKIGRTHLMDATPLTLGQEFSGYAAQLEFGLRALRNTLPHLSELALGGTAVGTGLNTPTGYDVKVAEYIARFTNHPFITAENKFEALAAHDAIVETHGALKQLAVSLFKIAQDIRLLASGPRSGIGEIFIPENEPGSSIMPGKVNPTQNEALTMVCAQVLGNDTTISFAGTQGNYELNVFKPVMAYNFLQSAQLIADACISFNDHCAVGIEPNHERIKELVDKSLMLVTALNTHIGYENAAKIAKTAHKNGTTLKEEAVNLGLLTAEQFDEWVKPEDMVGSLK
- a CDS encoding alpha-amylase family glycosyl hydrolase, whose protein sequence is MKKFYSAVFLLIAMFVFGQINYTITPNPFNETDAITLTVPGDQIDESAWGVSNHEIYIWSWSFDTNYQNSQDCPTNGSWNNSNDLNKLTYNAAADTYSLSLTPTAFFNRTGIGRLGFLLKDKTGAHQTSPDIFVNVGVLNISLTHPAANSLTSVPAGGSIHITATTNVDATFQLKANGIVVNSTSSPSMSYSYNYTVSQDAGMELTATQGSNSKKAAFILQVPRNVVSEAVPGWIKQGINYHSTDQTKVGLALYAPHKNFVHVIGSFNNWAVDDAYLMKRDTANPDLYWIELNGLTPQQLYSFQYRTNDLKKVADPYSPQILSSYDDPWISASTYPNLPVFPAGQNFEVSTFKTGQTPYSWQITNFQRPAKENLVVYELLLRDFTQEKNWQSLINKISYLKSLNINAIELLPIMEFDGNLSWGYNTSFHYALDKAYGTPEKFKEFVDLCHQNGIAVILDIALNHATGRSPLVRLWNVDPDGDGYGDVASDNPYFNQVPKHSYNVFNDFNHSSLSTQYYVERCLQQWLTEYHIDGFRWDLTKGFTQNCSESDEACTNAYQQDRVDIMKLYADKQWSIDPNSYMIFEHLGTDAEEQQWANYRIAEGKGVLLWNKQTDPYNQNTMGYKDNSNYDRMNHSLHGFTNMSAVGYGESHDEERLMFKNLAYGAVNGSYNVKDLNTALMRMKAFGATFFTIPGPKMIWQFGELGYDFSINRCADGTVNSGCRTDEKPIAFTLGYDTDVNRKSVYDTWAKIINIRNTHQVFKSKTYSVESNNLANDPNGLITRIYIADPSISGMKNVVVLANYGTSAQPVNPYFPYTGEWQNIMDNTILNVASTTAPITLQPGEFRIFGNYSGTLSTADINAAYKLSLQIADNPVKNGSVKLIFNKAKNGEIAIVDMTGKRLNTIRLDRESGTYELKVDYPAGTYLVHLRSETGIAIQKMIVK
- a CDS encoding T9SS type A sorting domain-containing protein — translated: MFRNLHFAVREIRTGLALLTLLGSYSHAQQWEDVGGVQNVSAGGSSFNNLVIDLAGNYYLSYYDVSVAKGSVQKFDGTSWSFLGGGAGITTGTAPYNSLSINTAGTSVYYTNQIGYPGSGLEVRQFDGSAWALLPNATNNSVNYQASAVSPNNVLFTYGSYGSGTVKKYINGAWEQVGNSGFSGGAEFAEMVIGTNNIVYTANVSGGLKVYQNSTDASSSQNWTLVGGAVVDAASSGEHYSSDIALDAANNIYVAYVSASSMGKKLNVKKFNGTSWVQVGNADFSSGKAQHVAIAVTSSGVPYVVASRFENDDFLRNTVYQLDASQNWVPFGGDFISGDQAKYNDLAIDNAHHYLVLAYSEDATKVKRISLPGNTPLCNNTDPGINPGDTGCVTFIYQGQQVSYATVRGGDGKIWLQQNLGSSQVAASMADTDSYGDLFQWGRWDDGHQLRNSPVASAPAPNTPAGITGQGSYITGSPAWWSGFASTDTWTASTLAEVKHYIGIDPCKAIGPDWKMPSQAEWVGIVTTEGISNPVTAYNSRLKLPAGGYRGSGTGDFTFVGQRGYFWSSDTSSLGAKYLYIGSTLANASAGAPRGQGASVRCIKPFSSLGTSEVRPNMNTIGIYPNPTHGIIFVKAGSSIDQINVTNTAGQKMNVKFSNDQIDMNGLSNGLYIVELKLKNGQMVSKKIIKN